A window of the Radiobacillus deserti genome harbors these coding sequences:
- a CDS encoding MarR family winged helix-turn-helix transcriptional regulator has product MIFREVLFLENVKIDKISNIEKELRYIAGIIKQQGRKILNHYPITMPQFIALQWLSEEGDLTTGELSNKIHLAFSTTTDLVDRMEKNGVVKRIKDQNDKRVVRIHILEKGESIIQEVIEKRRHYLGTVLENVTDQEVDALDHLLRLLHAQMKYVEEESTSGE; this is encoded by the coding sequence ATGATTTTCAGGGAGGTCCTATTTTTGGAGAATGTAAAAATCGATAAGATTTCTAATATAGAAAAAGAGTTAAGATACATTGCAGGAATCATAAAACAACAGGGAAGAAAAATATTAAACCACTACCCGATTACGATGCCCCAATTTATTGCCTTGCAATGGCTGTCAGAAGAAGGGGACTTGACCACAGGGGAATTATCGAATAAGATTCATTTAGCCTTTAGTACGACAACAGATTTAGTCGATCGAATGGAGAAAAATGGGGTTGTCAAAAGGATTAAGGATCAAAATGATAAGCGAGTTGTAAGAATACACATTTTAGAAAAAGGTGAGTCTATTATTCAAGAGGTAATAGAAAAACGCCGACACTATTTAGGAACTGTGTTAGAAAATGTAACAGACCAAGAAGTGGATGCGCTAGATCACTTATTGAGGCTCTTACATGCGCAAATGAAATACGTCGAAGAGGAATCAACATCAGGAGAGTAG
- a CDS encoding sigma-70 family RNA polymerase sigma factor: MLNITEGDNECYISKEERINELMDLYASDLKRIAYLYVNDRVQCEDIVQEVFISCYKNLNKFRMESSYKTWLIRITVNKCKDFKRKWSIRNIVYRPFVDPEKNKAEQGKTPSEYLEEKEDSEAIINVIRSLSPKYQDVLILFYYYDLTLKEISIITKVKFNTVKSRITRGRELLKGELERRGYKYG, from the coding sequence GTGCTAAACATAACAGAAGGTGACAATGAATGCTACATTTCAAAAGAAGAACGTATTAATGAGTTAATGGATTTATACGCATCAGACTTAAAAAGAATTGCTTACCTATACGTTAACGATAGGGTTCAATGTGAAGATATTGTGCAAGAAGTATTCATTTCTTGCTATAAAAATCTAAACAAGTTTCGTATGGAATCAAGTTATAAAACTTGGTTAATTCGGATCACAGTCAACAAGTGCAAGGATTTTAAAAGAAAGTGGAGTATAAGGAATATCGTATATCGGCCATTTGTAGATCCGGAAAAAAATAAGGCAGAACAGGGAAAAACACCGAGTGAATATTTAGAAGAAAAAGAAGACTCAGAGGCGATAATAAATGTGATTCGTAGTCTTTCTCCAAAATATCAAGATGTTCTAATCCTATTCTATTATTATGATTTAACTTTAAAGGAGATAAGTATTATTACAAAAGTTAAATTTAATACGGTGAAATCACGAATCACTCGAGGACGAGAGCTATTAAAAGGTGAATTAGAGAGGAGGGGGTATAAGTATGGATAA
- the racE gene encoding glutamate racemase — protein sequence MTNQPIGVIDSGVGGLTVASELMRQLPKERLIYVGDTLRCPYGPRPKEEVIAYTWELVHFLLKRNIKMLVVACNTATAFTLEDLKSKLDIPVVGVIQPGARSAIKVTKNNKIGVIGTEGTIHSRAYPDALHHINSTIEVYDLACPDFVPMVESGVLSGSHAMQVVEGSLKPLKNHFEIDTLILGCTHYPLLRDAIQTVMGEHVTIISSGEETAREVSTILGYQKKLFQGNRKPRHEFYTTGKIEVFQNIARDWLQTDMNQVRRVELEEVVNYL from the coding sequence TTGACAAATCAACCGATAGGGGTCATAGATTCAGGGGTTGGTGGCCTAACTGTTGCAAGTGAACTGATGAGACAACTACCGAAAGAGAGATTAATATACGTTGGGGATACATTGAGATGTCCATATGGTCCAAGACCGAAAGAAGAAGTGATAGCATACACCTGGGAACTGGTTCACTTTCTCTTGAAAAGAAATATTAAAATGCTTGTGGTTGCTTGTAATACTGCTACCGCATTTACACTAGAGGATCTCAAAAGTAAATTGGATATCCCTGTGGTGGGCGTTATTCAGCCAGGTGCGCGTTCTGCTATAAAAGTGACGAAAAATAATAAAATTGGTGTTATCGGCACAGAGGGTACCATTCACAGTAGAGCTTATCCGGATGCGCTTCATCATATTAACTCAACTATTGAAGTATATGACTTAGCGTGTCCAGACTTTGTACCTATGGTAGAAAGTGGTGTATTATCTGGTTCCCACGCAATGCAGGTAGTAGAGGGATCCTTAAAGCCTTTGAAAAATCATTTTGAAATAGACACACTTATCCTTGGTTGCACGCATTATCCTCTTTTACGGGATGCGATACAAACCGTGATGGGTGAACACGTGACAATTATTTCTTCAGGTGAGGAGACAGCTCGTGAAGTTAGTACGATTTTGGGCTATCAAAAGAAGTTATTTCAAGGGAATCGAAAGCCGAGGCACGAATTCTATACGACTGGCAAAATAGAAGTATTTCAAAATATAGCGCGTGACTGGTTACAAACGGATATGAATCAAGTTCGACGGGTCGAGCTAGAAGAAGTAGTAAATTATTTATAA
- a CDS encoding GerMN domain-containing protein has translation MKKLTIYTSVFTFSLILLSGCGLLKGEQSLEEMDKPPEEATYTNDLKDAASSGEGEEGAEAEQDAEATKETVERQLYLLDANGMVVPQTVAIPKAESKAVASQVLEYLVKDGPVTELLPSGFQAVLPAGTQILGLDLKENGTLVVDVSKEFENYEPENEEEILQAMTYTLTQFENVEKVQLWINGYEQEVMPVNGTPISNGVSRANGINILEGHSVDLMNSEAVTLYYPTQQDGKFYHVPITQHIEVEKDNVYQSIVETLVNGPELGTNLLNVFNDGTSLTAKPTYKDGVLTLNFNENVLNSVEQASISDKVMETLVLTLTDQPGVEAVDVKVDNVDQVFNESGEAYSEPVTRSMFVPTGKL, from the coding sequence ATGAAGAAGCTTACAATTTATACTAGTGTTTTTACTTTTTCTTTAATATTGTTATCAGGGTGCGGACTATTAAAAGGGGAACAATCGTTAGAAGAAATGGATAAGCCACCAGAAGAGGCAACTTATACAAATGACTTGAAAGACGCTGCTTCGTCTGGTGAAGGAGAAGAAGGAGCGGAAGCAGAACAAGATGCCGAAGCAACAAAAGAAACGGTAGAAAGACAATTATATCTATTAGATGCGAACGGAATGGTCGTTCCCCAAACCGTTGCAATTCCAAAGGCAGAATCAAAAGCAGTTGCCTCTCAAGTTCTAGAATACTTAGTTAAAGATGGACCTGTAACAGAACTTCTACCGAGTGGTTTCCAAGCAGTATTACCGGCGGGCACTCAAATTCTAGGTCTTGACTTAAAAGAAAATGGAACTTTGGTTGTCGATGTATCTAAAGAATTTGAAAATTATGAGCCAGAAAATGAAGAAGAAATTCTTCAAGCGATGACTTATACGTTAACGCAATTTGAGAATGTGGAAAAAGTTCAATTATGGATTAATGGATATGAACAAGAAGTGATGCCGGTAAATGGGACACCAATTTCTAATGGTGTGTCTAGAGCGAACGGCATTAATATTTTGGAGGGACACTCTGTTGACCTAATGAACAGTGAAGCAGTTACGCTTTACTATCCAACACAGCAAGATGGTAAATTTTACCATGTACCAATTACGCAACACATTGAAGTGGAAAAAGACAATGTGTATCAATCTATCGTAGAAACATTAGTAAACGGACCGGAACTAGGCACAAATCTTTTAAACGTATTTAATGATGGAACGTCCTTAACGGCAAAACCTACTTATAAAGACGGCGTTTTAACGCTAAACTTTAATGAGAATGTATTGAACAGTGTTGAGCAAGCATCCATTTCCGACAAAGTAATGGAAACGTTAGTTCTAACTCTAACGGACCAACCAGGAGTGGAAGCGGTGGATGTGAAAGTGGACAATGTAGATCAAGTATTTAATGAAAGTGGCGAAGCATATTCCGAGCCAGTAACACGTAGCATGTTCGTACCTACAGGAAAACTATAA